aatggcatcaaaaaattcctcatcgctgcccaccaggagtgtacccaagaggctggcagcattgccaagttggatggcaatgcttaatgcTTAATTTTTAAAGCAAATTGAATACTTACTCCATATTTCTTTGCTTCTATATTCAAGAAAAATAACTCTAGAAGTGTTCCTAAGATCAACAGCTTTATAAAAAGACACATGACATACACTAATCATCAAAATTAATACTTAATAGAAGCAAAAGTACTTCTAATTTGACTGCTTATGaacatgtatgtatttttatgaaaaaaaagtttACAATCAGGAAACTAagacaattatattttttcaaagcgTGGCCTCCAttgaataagtaataaaaatgctGTTACGGATGTAAGTAATATGCTTCTAGTATATTTTATAGTGGCagtataaatatattgaattgtttttcttttataatactaATCTTATTTTGGGGTATAGGAAAATGAACGTCGTATTGAATATTGGTGAGattcaatatttattgataggcaTTTTGTTATTTAACATATGTTTAAGTTATTGATTGATTTCTAATAATgctagtattttaattttatatatttttttataagtaggtaattagtaACTGAATTCGATTTGTCATTTTGCTAATACAGTTTATACAGCTCGATAATTTGGTCAAAGGATAAAACgactaaatatgtatgtacatatcaAGCTGACAAACATAAAGTAGGATTATAGAACCTACTCTAAAAccgtcgaaaaaaaaacaaccgtaTGCTTATATAGTTCCATTCAACTGCAGGCTATTGTGTGAGGGCGCCACCATCGCTCGCTTTTCACACGAGAGTGACTCCGTAGCCCGAACGATTTGGCTTTTGTTTCCGACTGTTTCGTGTCACGTAGCTTTGAATAATGCCTTTGATATAGACACTGAAGATAATTTAAAATAGGGGTTATTGTGAAGataataatctatttttaaagGAGATTGAATGCCTTAATAATATGTTGTTTTGAATAAACGATATATCTAGATTTTTTAGAAAGTATAATTTTTTGTGACGATAAaggaatatttttgatatttttttcttctttcttagtAAGTATATGGCAAATTGTATGCTTGTCTTACTGCTCTCGTTTTATCAAAAGGATCGAAAATGTAAAGGAATATAGTACTGGAAAATGGAATGTTGTctgttttaaactttttacttGAGGATAATAAACGTTGATGTGCCCTTTACTTATCCTGTTTACTTAAtgaaaaaattttgttttacagTGACGGTCATATTTCTGGTCTTTGTTTGGCATTCTGAAACTACGAAAGTAAGTGCATTGcagtatttattatataatattttctgtttTCGTAATGTCTTCCTATCATTCAACTACgatttattgaataatttaacCGCTCGCGTGTACTTCTTTAAAATACAGTGTACCGACGAATGATTAAATTTGAGGATAAGTAGATATTACCATTTATACCTTTAGAACTGTGCACATATCATATTCAATAGGGTAACCAATATTATATCATCAATTTATTGTACACATGGTttataaacttattaaaataatacctaattccAGGAATGCTATCAAGCGAAGATTTGTTTCCACGATGCAATAGAAAAATGTGGTATCGACGAAAAAGGTACCCTTCGGAGGTTCCTAGACAGTTGTGACATTATGGAATATAACTGTTACTATAATGGCAGTacgtacattaaaaaaaattaacgtTAGGTATCTTGATAAATACTATAATAGCCGGTTTCTGAGTACCTACTCTTTCTCGCCGGTAGAATTATGTACCTAATCAGAAGCCAACTCTAAAGGTAGGTTTTTTAAGCAAGCTgctgactgcaactgccgaccgcacgtgCAGCGACTACAAGAAATCCAAAGCGATTTTATGAAAATGCATACAAACATTTACGGCACTTCAGCAGTTGTAGTCAACAGCTCGCTTTTAAAGCCTACCTTAAGTCCTTAATCTACATATAACATTGATGTTAACATTAGCACatgtttttgacaaaataaattaaaatctttgtcGTTTATTTCAGCGTATGCTAAAACTGACCCAGCATCGTGTGTAAATCTGCCGCCGATACCGACTGATAACAAAACCGATGTCAGAAattgaataaattgtatttaccaaaattttattttatttcatttcatatcaGATCAATAAACCATTCTCTACTGAGTTGACgtataccagtattttacataatGGGAGTGCCTATCAGATGTATCCTGTTAAACGACTCCAACATAGCTGGGATtgtcgttaaataaaaatacagtcgactcttgttaattcaaacctgcgatatttcgaacctctcgttaattcaaagttatcacgagttccctacaaaatctctttatatttcgaactaaatcaatacattttgttgcacttggtaattcgaacgaaaaaagcattgctatataacaaaacgacgcgttaattcgaattcttagtcgtccaacactcgagaattcaaagttgcagagaggaagaggcggaaagattgtaagtcagagtcagagagcagtctgagtagcagcaatctgttttgaagcagtatgacggagctgtttcgaaaaatgaattaattcacattatgaatacatgtatgcacacaaatgtctctttaaacttttgacattgttataaaatagcagttaacaaataataattgatcaacacttaataattcgaagttttatttattttctctcacaaaggacaatgggcactttgtatgggatttggtacccgctccaacagtaacgtatgatatatcattagaaaggtatttacgtgaacaataataaaaactatggggcttgcctcaattagctgtccgatccgagtaacgataaaaattaaatcgacatagaaacaagtatgtcatccatatatgcaaattcattaagaggcatatgtcgtcagtataataattttaaactcagttaatagacatcttaaattgtttgagatacactcacACTAcactattataatctaaaggttgtaatagtctatggagtcatactacggaaacacaatcgtcatctgatttgacaaaagttcaaaacatttctgaaaacacaactaatcattttagttacatactatctttaaacatactggcttccatgtacctacacattatatgaaataaaaaaaaaacctgttattaaaacacgataatcattaaacattaattgattgtaaatactgaaagactttcatcaaatacataagctatattctgcgtgaacagcaaaggtttgcacacagactttttttaaagcagtgggcaggcaaacattgtaataaggccaaattcttgttttttttgttactttaccagtttttattcaatacagttggatttaagaactacatctacgttgatgatttatgaacattatacattctattagtcgatgtcacgcgaaatggacaaggaatcgggactagtcgtcatagtaaacattttttggcttgccaagacctacgcaatggtactagaatcaacactgttggacagggtaccaaaacgcccatcgtcctttcgaaccatttaatatttcaaaaactcgataattcgtaatattttaagagtacctcgagtttcgaattaacgagagtcgactgtatctACTAGAAAGCCACAAAAGCGATACAAACCAGtctagaattattattttaaatagctgATTCCTGCTTTGCTTGCTCAATGAGGCTGCTCAATAACCCCGGCATCAGCAATATTACTCCATAAATTCTGTGACTAAGTATTTCGCTGAATGAGACTCTTATCGATACGTAATTTTCAACCAACAacccattttttataaaacctaGATCGGGCAAGCTCTTCAATCGCTATTCAGACAGAGGCCCTACGACGATGGTCACATGAAGAACGTCAACAATCATTGGTGCACGCGAGCTAAGATCTGCCACAAAATGGTTGGCCATCCAGTTTGCGGAGTTGACCCGAAGCGAAGACAGAAGAGGATGTTCCGAAATGCTTGCAGCTTGTACAAACATAATTGTGGCCGTATGCATGGTAAGATGGTAACGGCATTGCAAATAGTTCGCCGATAGAATGGTGTCATACTTACGTTACAAAGATCTGGTATGTAGCCCGGTATCAGATGACTTGCCGTGActtgaaacataaaaaaaatcacgacTATCGACTGCCGGGCGACTGTTTAGACTGCAGTGTGCAGAAGCTACGAGTGTGCTAAGATACGAAAGAATCAAATCTATAAGGCAGAATTTGTACGGGCACAGGGGCTGTCTTCTGTTGTTTTAGCAGAGAGGGAGGAAGTCTTGCTTTACAATGGataaaaataggaaaataaaagtacatattACCTATTTAACCTATATTCTAAATACCAAGCACCAGAATGCGCATGTGGCTATACTTTCCCCCCTCCTCCGCCACCAGTTGATAACTAAAATTTGTTTCACTGCATGACTCACTCAGagagcttaaaaaaatataaattttgcatGTAGATTATATTGCTTGAAATAAATCCTAGTCCAGCTAACACGTTTCCAGTAGCTCTTATGAAAACACAATTGTTAATGAATATTTCGATCGATTAATTACTTTCAATTATGTTTTCTCAGATTTCCAACCGCGCAATTGGAAGGAATGCAGTAGTGCATCGATTAATCAAAAACCTAATGCGAAGAATAAACTTAAATAACCGTGTAatagtattttgtgttttttttaaacatacataattaataaGTATAATGAAACATACTTTTTGGTAAtgaattgttttataataatatttttaggtaagttgataattgcattcgattaattgaattacttatattattaacaaattgaataaatgaatattttcagCCTTAATTACTTTGTCTAGGCAAGGGAAATTACAGAGCACTTATGAAGTGagtaaattgtatttatatattttttatacctaaaaGTTCTTCTTAAACTTTCTTAGTCATTTATCCTGACctgtttttctgatgttattacTCAATAAAATCTATTACTATTgaagaacattttaaattaaacgttAATAGACTGATTTAGATAGTTTTTGACTATATCCTTGTTTTATTATTCTCTTTTTACGTGATAATAATTGAACTGAAGACCAAGAGGGGCACCATCCGTCGTGCCTTCTACTGCTCTCTCCCTAGTGAAATTGTTGGAGTTTCTTTTcataaaacgaataaaaacCTAATTACAGCTTTTTTCACTGAATTTTAGGTTTATTTtcctcataaaattatttaaatagaaacatAGGGTACCTACGCAAAAGAAAACTCTTTAATGCTCAAAATATTGACGGTTCCTTTTATGACTTATTATTTTGGTTTCAAAAAGAGTTTCTCAAAttcgtaatttttttgttatttgagcGTAATAATTTATCCGTGTTTCGTAGCAAGACGATAAGTTGTCGGCCGACCGCGAGGCTCAATTCTACTGTTACAAGTTAAAGACATGCACCCCCGATGATCAGAAAGTGTGTGGCTACGACCCTCATGAACCTTGGCTTGCTGTATTCGCAGATATATGCACCATGTATAAAGCCAACTGCGATAAGAAAGGAAGTTAGTAcgatttcttttaataataaatgcaaatattttcaattcaatataagtattattaatgaaatcactcaaacaattttaaagaacagaatttatttaaatatagcaAACTAAGCTGGCCATTGAATACATTGATTTATATACGTCCAGGATAAAAGAACTCATGAAAAGTATATTCCCCTGCAATTATGTGAATAGAAATATAATCTTACATtcaattattgtaataaatttttTAGTAACAACATTAACACCAATACAGAAACGATATTTTTTAACTAAGACACTCGTTGCAGGATTCAAACTGGTAGACCAAGTGGTGTGCGACACCAGGATAGCGTATGATAAGGAGCATGTAAACGAGGAATTCGAATGGATCCATTTGTCAACCACTACGAAGAAACCTACTATTACTACTACAATTGATTTACCCCAAAAGGCTCCCCAAGGCAAAGTTAAATTAGTCTTGTAAAGAGTAAATCGTAATTTGTTAgtaaatgttaaataattttaaaatcaactTGGTTCTTTTATTTCTGAAGCCTGAGAATACCCACTCACTGAAGACTTTTTAATCGGCCGACAGTTAGATCAGGCGCTTTATAAGTACGAAGATGTACCAGATagactgaaaacttttatataattagTCAGAGATCAGTCCACAACCGGACGAGTTTGCAAGAGCCTAAAAACGTCTACTGCTGGACAAAGCCGTAGCCCCAAGCTGGGGGAATTTGCCCAAGGCTGGTGTCGATTTGCTATCACATTCGTATATCCAAACCCACTATTCTATTAACAAAAGTCAATATTGAGCAATGtacgatgaaaaaaatattgatgagaaaatgatattattcaaaaatgagaacataaataataataattatttttacaggaAAAATATGCCTTATACCATTGTCACCAAAAGAAAATTTGCACACCAGGGGGAGACAAAGTGTGTGGGGTCGATCTAAAAACAAAAGTGGTCGCGGAATTTCCTGATAAATGTACTTTGCATGGAGTGAACTGCAACAAGATGGGATGTTAGTTAATTTTACCTTgtcaagtttatttattgtcGTGTTCTATTCTGCACGGTAGAGTCGTTTACACACTCCTAAAATATTAGGACGTTATAGGCATTTTATTCTGgtagattgtttatttttagatttcataATCACAGCTTTGTAAGGACACACATTTTCTGAGTAAGTATATCTTGTACAGCACATTCATCATTCTTATTTCGACAAAAATAATTGCACAAGATTGTCCTCTTCCTCCTGTCCtgttcctaattttatttggaatctgcgcaatatgtcatcctcttccatttttcactgtcactcgtcatactgacactcactcccttcctattcatatcatctttcagacAAACCATCCATCTTTTTTTAGGTCTTCCttttcctctccatccatctacattctaatttacataagattgtacttcaaacatatttatttcagtttacTGGAAATTAGACACTGATCATTGTGCCGCGACCGTGATCTTCGGTGCTGAGCTGTTCCACCTTGGTCAACCCCAAGGTTATGAAACTGTCTCGCCAAGTTCAACTCCTGCTAATACCACCAAGAGTGTCTTTCCCTCTTGGATCGCAGACCGCATCAAGAAAAGTTTCGCAAGCCTCCTCAATAGAACTCATGTGACCCAgttgagataaaaaataatacaaaattattatgtttattttattagaccCTCAGTCAGTTGTTTGATCGGGCGCTTGATAAAATCGGAGATGTATAAGAGTGTATACGTAACTcatgattttttaaaaatctACCATAATATAATagctaaataaaaccttacatgAAAAAGTTTCTTACTAAATACACTACATGAGCTACGCCCTTAGGATAAAGTTGAAACTTCATCTCAAAAGCGCAGCTTTAGGCGGACAATCATATAAATTTTCCTACCTAATTCCTAGCAGAACGTTACCTATGTGTGGAAATTAACAATAAACACGTCCAAAAATGTCCAATAAATACCAGAACATGTAGCTACTTCAATCTGTAAAACTTTCCCAATCAATGTACCTATAGCTTAAGAGTTACTTTACGTTACTTAAGCGActgcatactgcaaacttttagtcggccaatagtttgtttAGATTCATATATCAGTATGATGATAAATTGGCAGTACGCATTTTAGAAAGATCAGGTGTTTATGCGGTATGAGACCTAACTGAAAacattgattggaatcaagattttcttttaaaatccaGTGTGTTAGAAATAAAGCAGATAATATATTTGCGTAGGTATAAATGATATACGCTAGTATCTGCACATTGGTATCAAATCCATAAATCTCGAGTCTTTGTTATCTTCCGGCTACTTTACCTACTAAACGATAATAAAGGATTTCTCAATACGCAATACTGAATTCTTCAGCATTCATTTTATAAGGTGGCCACAATGTAGACTCGGTAGGGCACAGTTTAAAGATGATGGACAGTTATGCAGTAGCTtactactaaaattataaaaatacttacttctgCCTGCGGCTCTGCCCACGTGGTGTgttggtaaaaagtagcctgtgttaGGTTagtccagggtatcacctatctacataccaaattaccaaccaaatcggtccagcagtttttgcgtgaaagaataataatcatacatccatacattctcacaaacacatttataatattagtaggatagtaggaAGTAGAATATTACCTAGAAGGACAGTAGTAAGAAGTAAgataatgtatattattttaataaaatgtgtgtttgtctgtgtttattaatatttatttttatttcaatattatgtagttttatgACGGTGGTCGATAACGTGACACTGAACTGTCTCTGTACagaatataagtattatttcacGTAAATAAATAGTCAATGTTACTTCTAaatcaagataaaaaaaattaagtgtaAAGATTTTATCACTAGAGCGACAAATATCACTTTGAGTGCCTGAAGCCGTGTGGTAAGTGTCAGTTTTTAAGTATTTGCGtaagtatacaaggtgttgatttgcatttgtgccatagttca
The window above is part of the Helicoverpa zea isolate HzStark_Cry1AcR chromosome 21, ilHelZeax1.1, whole genome shotgun sequence genome. Proteins encoded here:
- the LOC124640537 gene encoding uncharacterized protein LOC124640537 — its product is MNVVLNIVTVIFLVFVWHSETTKIGQALQSLFRQRPYDDGHMKNVNNHWCTRAKICHKMVGHPVCGVDPKRRQKRMFRNACSLYKHNCGRMHDFQPRNWKECSSASINQKPNAKNKLK